ACGCCCTCGTCACCGTGGAGCGCAGCACCAGGGGCGGAGAGTTCGCCTGGCCGGACGGGATCGAGCCGTTGCGGGCCCGTCGCTACGGCGAGGGGACGCTTTGGTACGGTCGCGCCGCCGCTGCGTGCGAAGACGCACCATGACCGGACCGGAGAGCGAGGGACTTCAGTTGCGCCGCGCCGTCTGTCCGGGGTCGTTCGACCCCATCACCAATGGACACCTCGACATCATCGCCCGAGCCTCCAAGCTGTACGACGTGGTGCACGTGGTGGTGATGATCAACCAGTCCAAGCAGGGGCTCTTCACCGTCGACGAGCGGATCGGGCTGATCCGCGAGGTCACCGCCGAGTACGGCAACGTCGAGGTCGAGGCGTACCACGGCCTCCTCGTCGACTACTGCAAGGAGCGGGACATCCCCGCCATCGTCAAGGGCCTGCGGGCGGTCAGCGACTTCGACTACGAGCTCCAGATGGCCCAGATGAACAACGGCCTGTCGGGTGTCGAGACGCTCTTCGTGCCGACCAGCCCGACCTACAGCTTCCTGTCGTCCTCGCTGGTCAAGGAAGTCGCGGCGTGGGGCGGGGACGTCTCCCACCTGGTGCCGCCGGCCGTCCTCGCGGCGCTGACCGAACGGCTCCCCGGGAAGTGACGCGGGAGGCGGCGCGGATACCGCTTCCCCACCTTCCTCTGACGTTCCGTCACCCGGTGTCGGACCGGTACCGGCTGGCCGTACAGTCGTTGCGTCCGGCTCCAAAACGGCTGTAGTGACTGTAGAGAGTGGCGAGCACACGGTGGACGTGCAGAAGAAGCTCGACGACATCGTCGAGGCGGTCGGGAACGCCCGGTCCATGCCCATGTCGGCCTCCTGCGTGGTCAACCGCGCCGAACTGCTCGCGATGCTCGAAGAGGTCCGGCAGGCGCTGCCCGGCTCGCTCGCCCAGGCCCGGGAGCTGATCGGCGACCGCGAGCAGATGGTCGAGCAGGCCCGCCAGGAAGCCGAGCGGATCATCCAGGCCGCCCACTCCGAGCGCGGCACCCTGCTCTCCGGCACCCAGATCGCCCGGCAGTCCCAGGAGGAGGCCGACCGGATCCTCGCCGAAGCCCGCCGGGAGGCCGAGGAGATCCGCGCCGAGGCCGACGACTACGTCGACTCCAAACTCGCCAACTTCGAGGTCGTCCTCAACAAGACCATCGGTTCCGTCGACCGGGGCCGTGAGAAGCTGCTCGGCCGCGGCCCCGGGGCGGCCGGCCAGGGCTACCCCGACCCGGCCGACGACGACGCCCCCGAGTACAGCGCGGACCCGCAGACCCTGATCCAGCGCGCGGACGACTACGTGGACGCCAAGCTCGGCGCCTTCGAGGCGGTGCTCGCCAAGACGCTGGAGGCCGTCGGGCGGGGCAGGCAGAAACTGCACGGCCGGATCGCGACGGACGAGCTCGGCGCGCACATGGCCGCACAGGACTCCGCCGGAGGCGTGGGGCACACCAGCGACGCCGACTACCTCGCCGGTCTCGCGGAGCTGGCCGACCCGGAGCCGCAAGCCCGGCAGCAGGCGCAGCCGCCCCGGATCCCGGCGCAGGCCGAGCCGTACCCCTACCAGCCCGCTGCCGCCCAGGCCCAGCCCCAGCCCCAGGCCCCGGTCCAGGACGTGTACGCGTACCCGCAGGACCCCTACGCCGCGGGCTACGGGCAGCAGCAGGGCTACGACCAGGGGTACGCCCAGAGCTACGGCCAGGGGTACGGCCAGGACGCGTACGCCGCAGGCTACGGGGCCCAGCAGCACACCGATCAGGCCCCTGCCCAGCCGGCCTCGCTGGACGAGACGAGCTTCTTCGACACCAGCATGATCGACATGGAGCAGCTGCGGCGCTACGAGCAGGGGCGCTGATCCGGTACGGACCGGATTGGGCCTGGAGCGAACGGTCCAGTATCCTGGCTCTTCGGTCGCGAGAGCGTGGATTCACGCTGCGCTGGAATCGCGGCCTCCCACATGCGATCCGAAAGCAGGAAGAGCCCTGAACGCCCGCCTCGACCACCGCAACCCCCTCGTGTTCGACACGCACGAGCTGGGCCGGCGTCCCGGTGCGCTCCAGCGGCTCTCCCGTTCCGTGCCGGCGCCCGCCGCGCCCGCGGTCCTCGGTATCGAGGGGGTCATCGGCGTGCCCGAGGGCGCGCCCGTGGAGCTGGAGCTCCGCCTCGAGTCCGTCATGGAAGGGGTGCTCGTCACGGGCACCGCAAGTGCCGCGGCCGAGGGGGAGTGCGTAAGGTGTCTGGAGCCGCTGCGCCACGAGGTCGTGGCGGACTTCCAGGAGATGTTCTCGTACCCCGACGCCGACGACCGGGGCCGTGCCAAGGAGCCGGCGCCCGGCGACGACGCCGAGGACGAGGGCGTGACCTTCCTCGAGGACGGACTGTTCGACCTCGAGCCCGTGCTGCGTGACGCGGTGGTGCTCGCACTGCCGATGCAGCCGGTGTGCCGGGAGGACTGTGCAGGGCTGTGCTCCGACTGCGGGGCCGACCTGAACGCCGATCCGGACCACCACCACGACGCCGTCGACATCCGTTGGGCGGCACTGCAGGGACTCGCCGATTCACTCGGAACCGGTGAGAAGGACAAGAAGAGCGGCGACGCGCCTCGATCAGCACGCGTCGACGAGAAGCAGGAGAAGTAGCCGTGGCTGTTCCGAAGCGGAAGATGTCGCGCAGCAACACGCGCCACCGCCGGTCGCAGTGGAAGGCTGCGGTCCCCACCCTGGTTTCGTGTGAGCGCTGCCAGGAGCCGAAGCAGCAGCACATCGCGTGCCCGAGCTGCGGTACCTACAACAAGCGCCAGGTCCTCGAGGTCTGAGCGGCTGGTGAGAGGCACGATGTCCGACAGCATCAGTTCGGCCTCGTCCCACACGCTTCTGGAAGGGCGGCTCGGGTATCGACTCGAGTCCGCCCTTCTGGTCCGTGCGCTGACCCATCGCTCGTACGCGTACGAGAACGGCGGTCTGCCCACCAACGAGCGGCTGGAGTTCCTCGGGGACTCCGTGCTCGGCCTGGTGGTCACGGACACGCTGTACCGGAGCCACCCCGATCTGCCCGAGGGCCAGCTGGCCAAACTGCGGGCCGCGGTGGTCAATTCGCGTGCGCTGGCGGAGGTCGGCCGGAGTCTCGATCTCGGGTCCTTCATCCGCCTCGGCCGGGGTGAAGAGGGCACGGGCGGGCGGGACAAGGCGT
The Streptomyces tirandamycinicus DNA segment above includes these coding regions:
- the coaD gene encoding pantetheine-phosphate adenylyltransferase — protein: MTGPESEGLQLRRAVCPGSFDPITNGHLDIIARASKLYDVVHVVVMINQSKQGLFTVDERIGLIREVTAEYGNVEVEAYHGLLVDYCKERDIPAIVKGLRAVSDFDYELQMAQMNNGLSGVETLFVPTSPTYSFLSSSLVKEVAAWGGDVSHLVPPAVLAALTERLPGK
- a CDS encoding YceD family protein, whose protein sequence is MFDTHELGRRPGALQRLSRSVPAPAAPAVLGIEGVIGVPEGAPVELELRLESVMEGVLVTGTASAAAEGECVRCLEPLRHEVVADFQEMFSYPDADDRGRAKEPAPGDDAEDEGVTFLEDGLFDLEPVLRDAVVLALPMQPVCREDCAGLCSDCGADLNADPDHHHDAVDIRWAALQGLADSLGTGEKDKKSGDAPRSARVDEKQEK
- the rpmF gene encoding 50S ribosomal protein L32, with the translated sequence MAVPKRKMSRSNTRHRRSQWKAAVPTLVSCERCQEPKQQHIACPSCGTYNKRQVLEV